Sequence from the Amycolatopsis sp. NBC_00345 genome:
CACCCGCAGTGGAACAACTCCGGTAAACCCGCAGGCAACAAGCCCGCCCCCGTACGTGTGAGGCTGCGGAGGTAGCTGGATACTGCCACCGAGCCCGCTAGCGAGTGCGTACGCACTCGCTAGCGGGCATGCTCTGTGACCTGCACAGACGCAACTGGCGGCCATCTGTGCAGGTTACAAGTATGTCTCAATACGGCGTGTCCCCTTGGTTGCGTTGGACGCACCGAACGCCACATTGGGGCGCATTCCTCGCCGCGGCCCAGCGGCGGCTCCGCCGGATTGGTCTGCACCTTTACGCCGGGCGGTGCCCCACGCGCCGTGAGCGGTCGGCGAGCACCGTTCGGCGCAGCCGGCCGGGTGCTGGGCGTTCCCGGTGAACCATCCGCGCGTGGCGTCCGTTTTCCCTGGTAGAACGGTGGAAGCAGTCCCAGGAGGAAGACTTCATGCCCACGATCCTGCTCACGTCCCGCTCACTCGCCATGCTCCGCGCGGTCGCCGCCGGCCGGGCCGACCTGGGCGCGGGCAGCGAACCCGACCTCCGCGTCGACGGCCTGCCCTGCTGCGACCAGCCGGCCGCCCACCAGCTCTTCCACGACGGCCTGGTCCGCCCCGCCCACCCGGCCCGCCCCGGCCACTGGTCCCCGGCCGAGCTGACCCCGGAGGGCGAACTGGCCCTCGGACTGCCCGCAGCCGCCTGACCAGCCACCCGCCCGCCGGGCCGGTTCGCCCAGCTCACCGGCTGCCCGGCTGAGCGGCTCTCCCGCCTGACTGGCCGACCAGCCGTCCGCCTGAGCGGCCCTCCCGCCTGACCGGGCCCGCCTGACCGGTCTTCCCGGCCGCCCGGTCTTCCCGCTGGGCCGGTCCTCCCGGCCGACCAGCCGTCCGCCTGAGCGGCCCTCCCGCCTGCTCAGGCGCGCCGCCGACACTGTGCCAGTCTTGGCCCCGTGCTCACCGTGCGGATGAACGACCTGGCAGCCGACCTGCTCGCCGCCACCCCCGGCCCGCCACCGGCCGACCTGGCCCCCGGCCTGCAGGACCTGGCCCCCGCCCTGCGAAACCTGGTCACCGCCGGTCTGGTCGTCTGCGAAGGCAACGGCGTCCTCACCTTCGCCCGGCACGCCCCCGCCGCGGCAAGCGCACCGGGGAACAGCGGGACCCTCACCGGCTGGGAAACCGACACCAGCAGCTTCCACCTCGACGAAACAGTCCCCGTGACCGTCGATCTCACCGGCGACGGCGAGCCCGTCATCTCCCCCGCCGACCAGGCGCTGATGCTGCGCCACGGCCTCGGCTTCGCCTGGCAGCTCGCCCGGCTCGCGGCGGAGCTCCCGGAACCGGTCGACCTCCGCTGCATCATCAGTGCCAACAGCACCAACGGGACCTTCCGCCTCCACCGCCTCCGCGACGGCGAGCCGTGGCTCTCCGAGGACCTCGACGGATACCGGCTCGAAGAGATCATCGTGCTCGACGCCCCGGCCCGCGGACGGGACTGACCGGTGTCGCTTGTCCGGCGTTCTGTCCGTTCTCTCACCTGATCAGCGGTCACCGGGCGCCCCGGCCCGCCAGCACTGTGATCCCCATGAGACGGCTACTGGCGGTGGGTACGGCGGTCCTGGTCACCTTCGGCGCGCTTACGGCGTCGAGTACCGCGCAGGTCGTGCAGACGCCCGGCGGCTGGGTCGGCAGCTGGGCGGCCGCTCCCGCCGCCGGGGTGCCGAACACCCCGCAGGGCTATCCGAACTACTCGATCCGCAACGTCGTGCACACCAGCATCGGCGGCAGCAAGGCCCGGGTGCGCCTGTCCAACACCTTCGGCACCGGGCCGCTGGTCTTCGGGCACGTGACCGTCGCCGTCGCGGCGGCGCCCGGCAGCCCGCGCGCGGTGCCCGGCTCCCTGCGGACGCTGACGTTCGGCGGAATGTCCACTGTGGTCGTCCCGGCCGGCGCCGAGGTGCTGAGCGACCCCGCGCCGGTGCGGGTGCCCGCGGACGCCGACCTGCTGGTCACCACGTTCGTGCCCACGCCGTCCGGACCGGTGACGTACCACCCGGCCGCCCAGCAGACGTCGTTCTTCACCCGCAACGGCGACTTCGCCGCGGAGGAGTCCGGCGGGTCCTTCACCGAGCAGACCACCGTCTGGCACTACGTGAGCGAAGTCGACGTCCAGGGTGTCGCGCCCGGCGCCGTTGTCACGCTCGGCGACTCCATCACCGACGGCGTCGGCTCGACCTCCGGCGCCAACCACCGCTGGCCCGACTACCTCAGCGACCGCCTGCACGGCCGCCTCGGCGTGCTCAACGCCGGCATCAGCGCCAACCGGCTGCTCCTCGACGTGCCCGGCAGCAGCGCCGGCCGCAACGCGCTCGCCCGGTTCGCCGACGACGTGCTGAGCGTCGGCGGCGTGCGCACGCTGATCGTGCTCGAAGGCATCAACGACATCCAGCAGGACCCGCACCAGACCGACCCGGCGATGATCATCTCGGCGCAGCGGCAGCTCGTCGCACAGGCGAAGGCGCGTGGCATCCGTGTGATCGGCGCGACGCTGACGCCGTTCAAGGGCTGGCAGGTCTACGACGAGACGCTGGAGCGCACCCGCGAGGCCGTGAACACGTTCATCCGCACCAGCGGGGTGTACGACGGCGTGGCCGACTTCGACGCCGCCATCCGCAACCCGGCCGACCCGCTGGCGATGCAGCCCGCGTACGACTCCGGCGACCACCTGCACCCCAACGACGCGGGGTACGCGCGGATGGCCGCCGCGGTCGACCTCAGCCGGCTGTGAATCCGGCTGTGACCGGTGTCCGGCGGAACGCCAGCACGGCCACGAGGCTGATCAGCCCGACGCCCACCATGTACAGCGAGACCGAGAACGACGTACCGGTGGAGGTCTGCAGCGCCGTCGCGATCAATGGGGCGAAGCTGCCGCCAAGCACGGCGCCGACGGCGTAGGAGAACGACGCGCCGCTGTAGCGGAACCGCGGCTCGAACATCTCCGAGAACAGCGCCGACTGCGGCCCGTAGGTGGCGCCGAGGCCGAGGTTCAGCACGACCACCGCGACGATCAGCAGCCACGGCTGGCGGGTGTCGACGAGCAGGAAGAACGGCACCGGCCACACCACCAGCAGCACCGACCCGAGGAGGTACACCGGTTTGCGGCCGACCTGGTCGGACCAGATCGCCGACGCGATGATGCTCAGCAGCCACGTCACGCTGCCGACGATCACCACCACGAGCATGGTGTCACTGCTCAGCTTCAGCACCGATGTGCCGTAGGACAGCAGGTAGGCGAAGAAGACGTAGCCGATCGCGGTGTTCGCGATGAAGCTCGCCGCGGCCACCAGCACCTCGCGCGGCCGCTGCCGCAGCACGTCCACGATCGGCACCCGGCTGCGCTCGCCCGATTCCCGCAGCCGCGCGAACACCGGGCTTTCCTCGACCCGCAGCCGGATCACCAGGCCGACGGCCACCAGCACCAGACTGGCTAGGAACGGCACCCGCCAGCCCCACGACCGGAAGTCCTCGGCCGAAAGCGAGTTGTTCACGGCGAAGAACACCAGCTGCGCCAGGATCAGCCCGGCCGGCACCCCGATCTGCGAGAACGCCCCGTACCGCCCGCGGCGGCCCGCCGGCGCGTGCTCGACGGCCATCAGCGCGGCCCCGCCCCACTCGCCGCCGGCGGAAATGCCCTGCAGCAGCCGGAGCACGACCAGCAGCACCGGCGCGAGGACACCGGCCTGCCCGAACGTCGGCAGGACCCCGACCCCGGCCGTCGCGAGGCCCATCAGAACCAGCGAGAGCACCAGCATCGTCTTGCGCCCCACCCGGTCCCCGAAGTGACCCCAGACGATCCCGCCGATCGGCCGGGCGACGAAGCCCACCCCGAGCGTCGCGAACGCGGCGAGCGTGCCCGCCGACGGTGACAGCGACGGGAAGAACGCCTTGTTGAACACCAGCGCGGTCGCGGTGCTGTAGATGAAATAGTCGTACCACTCGATGGTCGTGCCGATCGCGCTCGCCAGCGCGACCCGCCGCACCTGCCCGGACTGCCCCAGCACCTGCTCCGCCATCCCCGTCTCCCCCGCTCCGTCCGACCGGCGGATCATGATGCCACGACCGATCGGACGGGTCGAGCGCCGGAAGTAGCCCGATTCGCGCGGCCGGGCAATCGTAGAATCCAGACGAGGGGTGGTGGACCCATGGGGGAAATCGCGCATTATGTGATCGTCACCGAGGACGGCCCGGATCTGCGGTACTCCCATTGGGGCGCGACGTCGTTGCTGCGGGACATGTTCTGGGGTCCGGAGCACGCCCTACGGTTCGCCACCGCTCAGGAGCCGTGCGACCGCTGGCGCTCGCAGGTGTGGTGCGAGGGTGCCGCCTGCATCGACACTGTCCGGCGCCAGCTGGTGTTGTACACCGGGTATGACAACATCCCGGTCCGGCGGACCTATCTGGCGATGCTCGCCGCGACCTGGGCGGGATGGTCGGTGCGGTGGGCCGGCCATGGGCTGTTCGACATCATCGGCCATCTCGGGCTCGACCCGGATCTGGTCCGTGACCACGTCGACGCGGACCCGCTGGAGCCGGATTGGGACCGGACCGCGGATGACTCGATCACCACGGTGCTCAGCGTTCGCGGCACCTCGGGATCGCTCACCTTCCACGCCCTCGGCGGCGGCCTGCTCGAGGACCTGGTGGCCGCCGGTCCTGACGAGATTCTCGCCGGCGCCCATCCACGCGCCCGCCTGACGCCGACCACGTTCCCGATGTCCGGGCTGCATCTGGACCTCGCGCGCCGGGAGGCCGGGTACTGGACCGGCGACGGCCTCCCCGATCCGCGCACCCCGCCGCATTGGCCAGGATGGACGTTCACCTGCTGGTTCGACCGGTACGAGGACCAGCTCGCCCGCACCGACGGCAAACTGGCCTTCCCTATTCCGTCCCAAACCGAGAGCACCGCCCAGATCCTCGGCTTCCTCGCGCCTCGCGACCCGATGGACACGGCCGCGATGGCCACCCAGCTCAGCGAACTAGCGGGTCCCGGCGCACAGATCAGCACCTCTTTCCACGCGCACCACCCGCTCGAGCCGGACGAGGAACTCCGCAGCCGGATGTTGGCCACCGGCCTCGCGACGCTCCCGCAGACCCCGGAACCCACTGGGAGCGCGAGATGAATGGCCGACGTCCGTCAGCCACGCCGGAGGACCTCACACCAGTCCGCCGGGCTCGTGCTGGGGCCAGTTCGACAGGAAGATCCAATCGAGGCCGTCGAACCCCCGGTCGTCGAGGTGTTCGGCGCGGATGAGGCCGGTGCGAGCGGCGACGCGCTGGGAGGCGAGGTTGCCGGGGCGGACCCTGGCGATCACCGGGTGGCCGGGAAGCCGGGTGGCGGCCCACTGCACGACTTCGGTCGCGGCCTCGGTGGCGATTCCTTGTCCCCAGCTGGATGGGGCGAAGCGGTAGAACAGGTTCAGGATTCGCCGTTGCCGGAACTGGATGAACTTCAGGCCGCAGAATCCCAGCTGAGTTTCCGAAACACGGCGTCGGACAACCCAATAGCCGAACCCGAAGCACTGCCAATGCTCATCCCACCGCTGGAAGAGGTTCTCCGCCTCGGTGCGGGCCGTCAGCATGTCGGACGGGTTGTGAGCACACGCTTGCGAATCACTGTGGACAGCGAAGATCGCATCGATGTCGCCCGGCTGAGGACGACGCAACGACAACCGCCCGGTCAGCATCTCCTCATCGCCCACCCGCGTAACTGTACCGAGCCGGCGAAAATCCGTTCGTTGTCTTCCGGGCGACCTGGCGCCGGAGCGGCACCAGCTGGGTGCCGGCGATCCGGCCAGTCCGATGTGGAGGTTCCGAGCGGGCACTGCAGGTAGAACCGGCTGACGTTCGCGCCGCGGGCGAACTGCCCCGCGAACCCGCGGGTGCATCGCCATCATGGACTGGTGGTTTACTCGCAGCCGATCCCGCTCCTACGATCACTACGGCGCTGTTCTCGTCCACGGCGCGGCGTCGAGGCAGCGGACCTGATCGAGGCCACCGCCGTGCGCTGCCTCGGGAAGCTGGAGGATGGCCCTGCTGCCCACCGGCGGCTACGAGTCGCCCGGGCCGGTCAGCGCGGCGGCCCACAGCTTCCTCGACGCGATCCGGCTGGTGCTCGAGGGCGAGCCGGTCCATGACACGACGAAGGCCCGCGCCGACCGGGCGCGGGCCTTCGATGCAAGTGAGAGCTAAAGGCTCACCAGGGGTTGTTGTCCTGCTCGTCCGGGTCGATGCCGCCGGGACGGCGGGCGGGCGGGGACGCCGGCGGGGTGGCGGCCGACGGCGGGGTCGCCGCGCCTCCCGCGGACGGGGACGGCGGAACGGGCTCCGGGTCCGGGTCGTCGGGCTCGTCCGGGTCGGCCTCGGGCTCGTCCGGGTCCGGGAACCGGCCGCGCAGGGAGTCGAGCAGCACGCCGCGCGTCTCCTCGTCCTCGTCGCCGAGGTTCTCGGTCATCACCTCGGCCACGCGCTCGGTGATGCCGGACTGCGCGCGGCGCATGGTTTCCAGCACCATCCGCGAAAGCTCCTCCGGCGGCATCGTCCGCGTCTTCGAGCTGAAGACCAGGTCCGACACCACACCATCGGCGCCGACGGTCACCTTCACGGTGCCGTCCGGGCTCGACGCCGTCAGCCGCAGCCGCTCGGTCTCCTCCTGCGCCGCCGCGTACCGCTCCGCTTTGCGGGCGAACCCCGCCGCCCACTCGTCCATCCGCCGGATCGCCTCGTCGGGGTCCCTCATCAGGTCGCCCAGGCCGCCGCCAGCACTAGTCATGCTCGTCGTTCTCCTCGAATCCTCGTCACTGCAACGCGCGGGTCACGAATCCGCGACCCGCGCAGTCGTCCAGCCGGGCAGTGGCGCGCGGCGCGTCGTCCTCACGGTAGGACGTCGCAGCGGTGCGTACGTTGTCCGCCGTCATCGCCCGCTCACTTCCAGTCCGTGTTCTTCCAGTCACCGATCACCGGCGGCGCGACAACCTCGTCCGGCGAGAAGAACGACGGGTCGTCCGACTCCACGAAGTCCGCGACCTTGTGCTCCTTGTCCTCCGGGCCCTTGCCGCCCTTGGCACCGGCGCCCATACCGCCCATGCCCGGCGAACCGGCCGCGCCCTTGCCGCCCGCACCGCCCGCGGCGCCGCGCCCGGCCGTCTCCTCCCCGGCCGCCGAGCCGCTGCCCGCGCCGGTGGAGCTGCCCGGGCCGCCAAGGCCGGAGCCCTTGCCGCCGGAGCCACCGGTACCGCCGCCCAGACTGCCACTGCCGCCACCGCTGCCGCCACCGAGGCGGCTGCTGATGCTCTCGCCGTTGACCCCGCCGCCGCGGCCGATGGTCGGGATCTTGCCGCCCGTCCCCCCGGGGCCGGAACCACCGCCCGGGCCCAGGTTCGCGCCGGGGTTGATGCCGGGCGGGGTGAACGAGGGCGGGGTGTAGCCGGGGCCGGTTCCGCCGCCGGGGTTACCACCACCGGGAATGGCGGGAATGCCGCCACCGGGAACGGAACCCGGGCCGCCGCCCGGGGGCAGGTTCACCGGCGGCGGGTTGTACCCCTGGATGTGCGTGCCGTCGCCGGGATCTCCGGAGGTGCCGCCCGGGACACCGCCGGGAGGCAGGTTCACCGGCGGGTTGCCGCCGCCGCCCGGACCCGAGCCGCCCGGATTCGTGCCACCGGGACCGCCGCCCGAGCCGCCGCCCGGGCCGCCGCCGGGAGAGTTGCCGCCACCGCCCGGGTCACCCGGGATCGGGCCACCGGGGCCGGATCCGGAAGGACCGTTCTGGGTGGTGAACGCCGGATTGTTCTCGCCGCCGGGCCCGGCGCCGCCCGGGCCGTTACCCGGGCCGTTCGCCGGCAGGCCCGGTCCCCTCGGCGAAAGAAGCGGCGACGCGGGCCGGCCCGGCGAACCGGCGCCGCCGCCGGCCGAGCCGGCCAGCTTGGGCGGGGCCGGGAACTGCGGCGTCACGACGGCCGAGCCGATCGTCTGGTCGAACCGCGTCATGGTCTGCGCGGCCTGCTCGCGCGCGGCCTGCTGCTCGCGGTAGGTCGACATCGCCTGCCCGGCCTGCTCCGCGTAGACGACCGGGTCCTTGATCTGCTGCAGGCGCGCGTTCGACTCCTGCACCGAGAACTGGACCGGCGGGTTGGCCGCCATCGCCTTCTGCGTCTCGTTCAGCGTCTGCGAGTGGATCTCCTGCTGCCGCCCGGAAAGGGTCGCGCCCTGCGCGGTGACGCCGAGCCACTTGCCGACGTTCGCCAGGTGCTCGCGCGCGGCGTCACCGCCGCCGCCGGACCAGTTGGCCGTGCTCGCGTTGATCGCCTGCGCCAGGTTCTGCTGGTGCCCGGCCAGGTCGTTGCCGACGCTCACCCACTCCTCCGAGGACGCGGCGACCGTGGCGGAGTCGGCGTCCTGCGAGATCGCCTGCTGCATCTGCTCGTGGGAGGCGTTCGACCAGACGGTGTGCGGCGCGCCGCCGGTCTGGCGGATCTCCAGGCCGTCGCCGAGGCTGTGCTTGGCCTCGTCCAGCCGGTGCTCGTACTCCTCCTGGATCTTCTGGTCCCGGACCTTCGGGTCCACGACCGGGCCGAGCCAGCCGTCCTTGATCTCCTGGTCGATCTGCTCGGTGGCGTCCGCCCGGATCTGGTCGCCGGAGAGCACGTCGTCGGGCTTGATCGGGCCCACGTAGTACTTGGACGAGGGATCGGCGGTCGCGTCGTACATCGGGCTGTGCGGGTTGTAGTCCGGCGACGAGGGGTCGGAGACCGATGAGGCGGGCAACGTCGGGTCGGTGAGAGACACGGGGGCTCCCTTCAGCTCTGGTCGCCGGCAGCGGGCCGCCGCGCGAACGCCTCGCGCGAGCCCTCCTCCCGGTTCCGGTAGTTCCGCTTCGCGCCCGGATTCGGCAGCGCGTCCCGGCGCTGCCGGCCGTCGGGCCCGACCCGGGACCGGGTCTTCGTGGCCGGCGCCAGCGGCGCCAGGACCGTCTCCTCGCTCATCGGGGCACCTCCCTCCTCAGTCGCCGGTCGCGGCGTCAGTAGACGGCGGCGATGGCGTTGCGGACGGCGCGGGCCACCTCGGCCCGGCCCGCGGGCACGTACTTCGCGCTCAGGTCACCGGAATCGCCGGTGGTGGTGTGCACCAGGTAACGGCCGTCCTCGGTGTCCAGCCAGCTGATCGGGTCGCCGGCGAGGCGCTCGCCGTGGCGGCTCCAGGCCGTCACGGCCAGGTGGCCGCCACCGAGCCGCGGCGCCGCCAGCACGCGCTCCAGCACCTCGACGCCACCGGTGGAGGACGGCGCCGGACGCCGCTCGCCGCGGTGCGGCTGGACCGTGCCGCTGACCTCGATCATCCCGAAGGCGTCGGTCTCTTCCTCGTCCTCCGCGGCCTCGGCGCGCCGCCGCGCGGTCATCTTCGACACCGCCTCGGTCGCCTTGCGGTGCACCGTGTGCGCGCCGGTGGTCGCCGCCCGCGCGGGCGGCAGCACCCCGGTGACGACCTCCACCAGGTCCTCGTCGTCGAACAGCGAGAACAGCAGCTCGTCCGAACGCGGGTTCTGGGTGATGCCGAGCGCCTGGCGGCCGTCGGTGAGGGTGAGCACGGCGATGTCGGCGCCGAGGCCGTCCATGCCCGCCACCGAGACCGAGACCCGGTGCTTCGCCAGCAGCCCGAACGCGGCGCGCACCTGCGGGTGCAGCTCACCGTTGACCGACAACCTGCGGTCCTCGAGCGCCTGGTAGACCTGGGTGGCCACGCGGATGAAGCGCACCGGGTCGGAGGGCACCGTGCCGATCCGCAACGGGTACTGCCGGATGTCACCGCCCGTCGCCTGGCCGACCACAAGAGCTTCGACGACGTCGAGCACGAACTCGAACCTGTCCGCCATACCCGAAAGCATCCTTCCCCACGGCGGTTCACGCCCGGTCTGAACCGGGCATGACACCCGCGCGCACAGCACGTCGACTGGCACCACTACAGAGCGTATCAGTCCTGGTGTGGCAGAAGATCACCACTCGAACTGGTGCGCTCCCCGGACCATCCGTCCGTGTCACGGCGGGCGGCCCGCCCCTGTCGGCGGGCGCCCTCGCCCTTGTCACGGCGCCCGGCCCGATCCGGTTCACCGGGAACCGCCGCCCAGCCCCGGATCAGGCCCGGCGCGCCCGGTAGACCCGCAGGTTCAGCCGGACCAGCTCCAGCAGCGGCACCGCGACGCCGAGCTTGCGCGCCCGGTCCACCAGGTCGCCGAAGATCTGCTCGCCCTCGACGTCGAGGCCGGCCGTCAGGTCGCGGTACAGCGACGGCGCGCGCGGCGAGCCGGGCTCGGTGACGGCGGCGCGGGTGTTCGCCAGCGCCGCCGCGGGCACCGGGTAGCCCGCCGCCTCGGCCACGGCCGCGCACTCAGCGACGACGGCCTCGGCGAATTCGATCCCGCCGGGCTGGTCGGCGACCTCGCCGACGGTGCCGCGCATGAGCGAGGTGACCGCGCCGAGCGAGGCGATGAAGACCCATTTGCCCCACATGTCCGCCGTGATACCGGTCGAGAGGGTGGTGTCGAAGCCGGCGCCCGAGAGCGCGGCGTGCACCTCCGCCAACGCGGTGGGCGCGGGCTCGGACCGGGCTCCGTAGGTCAGCGACTGGAGGTCGAACAGCCGGCGGATGTCGCCGTCACCGTCCACTGTGGTCATCACGATCGCGACGCCGCCGAGCACGCGCTCCTCGCCGAAGCGGGCCACCAGCTCGTCGATGTGGTGCAGGCCGTTGAGCACGGGCAGGATCAGCGTCTCCGGCCCCACGGCGGGCGCCGCGTCCTCGATCGCCGCCGCCAGCCCCGCCGCCTTGACCGTGAACAGCACGAGGTCGTACGGCCCGGTCAGTTCGCCGGGCCGGACCAGCTTCGGGCTGAGCACGGTGTTCTCGCCGAGGCCGGTGATCCGCAGCCCGCGCTCCTCGATCAGCCGCGCCCGCCCGGGGCGCACCAGGAAGGTCACGTCCCGGCCGGCCTGGACCAGCCTGCCGCCGAACAGCCCGCCGGTCGCGCCGGCGCCGACCACCAGTATCCGCATTCCACTCGTCACCCCGCCGACCGTAGGCCTCTGGCTTGCACCTGGCAAGGCAGAGCGGGGAGGCGCGCCGCACAGTGCGGTCGGGCGCCGGCGCGGTCAGGCGCCGACGACGCCGTCGATGCCCTCGCGGAGGAAGTCGGCGTGGCCGTTGTGGCGGGCGTACTCGTGGATGAGGTGCAGCATCACCAGCCGCAGGGAGACGTCCTCGCCGCCGCGGTGGTTGCGCGCGACCACATCGAGCGATTCCGCCTGCCGCTCGATGAGACGCGCCCGTTCGACCTCGGCCTCCCACGCGGTGAACGCCTCGGACCGCGTGGAGTCCGTGGCGTCGTAGGCGACCTGGAAGTCGCCCTCGGCCGACCAGACCAGCGGGACGTCTTCCTGGTCGATCACGCGGCGGAACCACGCGCGCTCGACCTCGGCCATGTGCCGCACGAGCCCCAGCAGCGACAGCGCCGAGGGCGGCATCGACTGCCGCCGCAGGTCCTCGTCGGACAGGCCGTCGCACTTCATCGCCAGGGTGGCGCGGTGGTAGTCGAGGAACGCGCGCAGCGTCTCGCGCTCGCCCGCGGTCGTCGGCGGGCCGATCCGTTCCGTGGTCATCTGCCGTCCTTCCCCAGGTGGTACGAGGTCAGGCTACCGGCGCGCCGAGGTGTGCCAGCAGGGCCGCGACCTTGTCGTCCAGCTCCCGGCCGACGGCCGTGACCGCCGGGTCGCCGAAGCTGCCGAAGCGGCTGCTGGGCAGGTCGACGGTGAACCAGGCCGCGCCGTCGCCGTCCTCGTGGATGGTGGTGCGCAGCGGCGCGTACAGCATCACGCCGGGGTCGTGGGCGAACATCCGCTGGGCGATGGTGTGGTTGCCCATCAAGTACGTGACGGTCGGCCGCGCCGGGCCGGCCAGCCCCATGATCGCCGCGACGTCGGTCTCCCAGTACCGCATGAAGCCTTGGGGCGCACCGGCTTCCGCGGCCGCCTCGACCTCCGGCCAGCCCGCGCCGCGGGCGACGAGCCGGCCCAGAGCCTCGAGGTCCACCCGCGGCACGGCCTCCTCGTACCGGGCGCGGAAGTCGGCGAACGACGCCCTCGCGGGCACTTCCAGCCGTACTGCCTCGTGGGTGATCCGGCGTGTGGTCACGGTCTCCTCCAGCTCACTGTGGACGGTTGCGGCGGCGGATCTCCAGGAACACCAACGGGGCCAGCAGCAGGCAGCAGCCGCCGATCACGGCGGCGGCCAGCACCGTGGCGGACGGCAGCCCGTGCGCGATCGCGAGCAGGCCGACGCCGATCACCGGACCGCCGAGCCCGACGTAACTCACCACGTAGTAGGTGCCGATCACCGAGCCGCGCTCCGCGGGCGGCGTGACGACGCCCAGCTCCGCGAGCGCGCCGGTGAACACCAGCCCGTGGCCGGCGCCCGTGCCGAGCATCGCGGGGACCACCAGCCACGGCAGGTGCGCCCCGTTCGCGAGCACCAGCACGGCCAGCCCGGCGGCGAGCACCACCAGGCCGCTCGCCTGCGCCGCGGTGGGCAGCAGCCGGCGCCCGCCGAACTGGACGAACCCTGAGGTGGCGATCATCAGCGCGAGCGCCGCCGCGGCGACGGCGAGGTTCGCCGAGCCCAGCAGCGTGCCGACCAGCGACGGCACCACGGCGGAGAACATCCCGAGCACCGCCCAGGCCAGGAACGACGACGCGGCCACGATCACGAACGTCCGCCGGATCGCGGGCGGGACCCCGAGCCGCGGCGGCCGCCAGCCGCGCACCTTCACCGGCGCCGGCCGGGGCGTGCGCAGCACCAGCAGCGCGACGGCGAGCACCACGGCCGCGTGCACGACAAACGAAAGGTGCCGCGGCGCCGGGCCGTACTGGGCGAGCAATCCACCGGCCAGCGGGCCGAGCGCGAGGCCGAAGGTGACGCACGCGGTCGCCGTCATCGCGGCCCGGCGCTGGCCGCGCTGACCCTCCCCCGCGCTGTCGCCGAGCATCGCCTGCGCCGCCGCCGCACCCGCGCCCATGCCGAGCCCCTGCGCGACCCGCGCCACGAACAGCCAGCCGGTGCCAGGCGCCAGCGCGAACACCACGTCACCGGCCAGGAACGCGCCCAGCGCGAAGAGCATCGGCCCGCGCCGCCCGACGAGGTCCGACAACGGCCCGGACACCAGCAGCGCGGGCACGATCACCGCCACGGCGGTCGCGTACAGCAGTGTCTGCACGAGTGCGGAGAAGCCGAAAGTGCCGCGCAGCAACGCATACAGCGCGCTCGGCAGGTTGTTGCCGGAGTAGAGCGCCGCCAGCGTCGCCGCCGGGGCCACGAACGCCCGGCGTCCGGTGGCGGCGGGCGCGGTCACGAGCGCGGGTTCCGGCATGACCGCACCGTAGGCCGTTGGCTTTCTTATCGCAAGTCAGCTGGCTCGTGAGTGTTTGTGACGGTTAGAACCGTCATAAACACTCACGAGTCCTGGGTCAGGAAACCGGATCGACGAGCGGGACCGGCTCGCGGGAACGCCACGGCCGATACCACAGCTGTTCCTCCCGCGGCATCGGCTCACCGCAGTGCGCGCAGTGCTCGGCGGGGCGGGTCTTCGCGCCGCAGGCCCGGTGGATGACGCGCATGCGCCCGGCCGGCGGGTCGG
This genomic interval carries:
- a CDS encoding YbaB/EbfC family nucleoid-associated protein, translated to MTSAGGGLGDLMRDPDEAIRRMDEWAAGFARKAERYAAAQEETERLRLTASSPDGTVKVTVGADGVVSDLVFSSKTRTMPPEELSRMVLETMRRAQSGITERVAEVMTENLGDEDEETRGVLLDSLRGRFPDPDEPEADPDEPDDPDPEPVPPSPSAGGAATPPSAATPPASPPARRPGGIDPDEQDNNPW
- a CDS encoding SGNH/GDSL hydrolase family protein; the encoded protein is MRRLLAVGTAVLVTFGALTASSTAQVVQTPGGWVGSWAAAPAAGVPNTPQGYPNYSIRNVVHTSIGGSKARVRLSNTFGTGPLVFGHVTVAVAAAPGSPRAVPGSLRTLTFGGMSTVVVPAGAEVLSDPAPVRVPADADLLVTTFVPTPSGPVTYHPAAQQTSFFTRNGDFAAEESGGSFTEQTTVWHYVSEVDVQGVAPGAVVTLGDSITDGVGSTSGANHRWPDYLSDRLHGRLGVLNAGISANRLLLDVPGSSAGRNALARFADDVLSVGGVRTLIVLEGINDIQQDPHQTDPAMIISAQRQLVAQAKARGIRVIGATLTPFKGWQVYDETLERTREAVNTFIRTSGVYDGVADFDAAIRNPADPLAMQPAYDSGDHLHPNDAGYARMAAAVDLSRL
- a CDS encoding DinB family protein, whose product is MTTERIGPPTTAGERETLRAFLDYHRATLAMKCDGLSDEDLRRQSMPPSALSLLGLVRHMAEVERAWFRRVIDQEDVPLVWSAEGDFQVAYDATDSTRSEAFTAWEAEVERARLIERQAESLDVVARNHRGGEDVSLRLVMLHLIHEYARHNGHADFLREGIDGVVGA
- a CDS encoding MFS transporter produces the protein MAEQVLGQSGQVRRVALASAIGTTIEWYDYFIYSTATALVFNKAFFPSLSPSAGTLAAFATLGVGFVARPIGGIVWGHFGDRVGRKTMLVLSLVLMGLATAGVGVLPTFGQAGVLAPVLLVVLRLLQGISAGGEWGGAALMAVEHAPAGRRGRYGAFSQIGVPAGLILAQLVFFAVNNSLSAEDFRSWGWRVPFLASLVLVAVGLVIRLRVEESPVFARLRESGERSRVPIVDVLRQRPREVLVAAASFIANTAIGYVFFAYLLSYGTSVLKLSSDTMLVVVIVGSVTWLLSIIASAIWSDQVGRKPVYLLGSVLLVVWPVPFFLLVDTRQPWLLIVAVVVLNLGLGATYGPQSALFSEMFEPRFRYSGASFSYAVGAVLGGSFAPLIATALQTSTGTSFSVSLYMVGVGLISLVAVLAFRRTPVTAGFTAG
- a CDS encoding ketopantoate reductase family protein, with amino-acid sequence MTSGMRILVVGAGATGGLFGGRLVQAGRDVTFLVRPGRARLIEERGLRITGLGENTVLSPKLVRPGELTGPYDLVLFTVKAAGLAAAIEDAAPAVGPETLILPVLNGLHHIDELVARFGEERVLGGVAIVMTTVDGDGDIRRLFDLQSLTYGARSEPAPTALAEVHAALSGAGFDTTLSTGITADMWGKWVFIASLGAVTSLMRGTVGEVADQPGGIEFAEAVVAECAAVAEAAGYPVPAAALANTRAAVTEPGSPRAPSLYRDLTAGLDVEGEQIFGDLVDRARKLGVAVPLLELVRLNLRVYRARRA
- a CDS encoding GNAT family N-acetyltransferase codes for the protein MGDEEMLTGRLSLRRPQPGDIDAIFAVHSDSQACAHNPSDMLTARTEAENLFQRWDEHWQCFGFGYWVVRRRVSETQLGFCGLKFIQFRQRRILNLFYRFAPSSWGQGIATEAATEVVQWAATRLPGHPVIARVRPGNLASQRVAARTGLIRAEHLDDRGFDGLDWIFLSNWPQHEPGGLV
- a CDS encoding ESX secretion-associated protein EspG, which translates into the protein MADRFEFVLDVVEALVVGQATGGDIRQYPLRIGTVPSDPVRFIRVATQVYQALEDRRLSVNGELHPQVRAAFGLLAKHRVSVSVAGMDGLGADIAVLTLTDGRQALGITQNPRSDELLFSLFDDEDLVEVVTGVLPPARAATTGAHTVHRKATEAVSKMTARRRAEAAEDEEETDAFGMIEVSGTVQPHRGERRPAPSSTGGVEVLERVLAAPRLGGGHLAVTAWSRHGERLAGDPISWLDTEDGRYLVHTTTGDSGDLSAKYVPAGRAEVARAVRNAIAAVY